AGAACAAAACACTTTATGTGGGTAACCATAGCAAGGTAGGTGGTCTCATCAGTGGAATGCCCAAGCCAATAGGTTTTGAAGTTAATGGAATTGAACTTCAAACGAAAGCTCAGCCTTATGGATTGACCATCAATTATATAATGAATGACTCTACTGATGTGAAAAAAGAGGGGGCAATAAGCGGCGAATCTTTTTATCATAATTCCATTCTGCTCTTAAGCCTGATTGATAACGTCGATAGTATTACCACTTCGATTGTTGACAATACGGGTCAATATGATGGCGTAACGTATAGCTTTACGTTTACAAGAGAACAGGTCGACAAACTGCTTGGAGAGGATGTCCAGCATTATGCTACAGACGAAATAAGCCTGAGGCAACTGATCGATCGTTTAAACAGTCTACCCATTAATGAAATCAGTAAGACCATTTAATGTTTGTCCATGAAAATAAAACCCGAGCGATGGACACTTTCATGTGGCCTCACTCGGGTTTTACAGAACATCTATATAACTGCTTCATTTCTAGTGGTAGTCGATAGGAGGTGATTGACGATCATTGCTGCCTGGCCTGCCCAGTCGACTTGCATCTGCTCACTTGGCTTGCGCTGAATATGCATCGTTGCTTTCGTCGTTGCAACAGGGGGGGCTCTCACATATTAACTCGATGGCTCTTTCGCATTAAAATATTCAGAATGATAGATGAACAAGGTTAAGTTATTTCTAAGGGGAGATCCTAGACGGGCGAGATTACGCCACCTCCCCAACCAACCTCAACATTACGATTCGGCGAAATGTGGTTTTGCACAGCCACGGCTCGCCTCCATTAGTAAATCCACAACCGAATGAGGTTGTGGATTTACTAATTTTGGAAGGGATAAAGTTTCTATAAATTGTAGCGCGGTATGGGTTATTAATGTAATGGGACGAAATCAGGAATTCTAACCGGAATTCAGTGGTGCTTACACTTATGCTATAATTTAATAAAGCGCTTCTGTGCTTTTACGAAAAATTGGATAAAGGGTGCATTGACCAACCATGTATGAGAATCAGACTTCTATGCACCACAAGCTGTTTATTATCGGCGCAGGTGCTGCAGGACTAATGGCCGCTGTTACTGCGCGGGATCTGGGTATCGATACTGCCATTCTGGAGAGTAACGACCGGATTGGAAAGAAGATATTAATGACAGGTGATGGCCGTTGCAACATTACGAATGAATCCACTGCGACGGGTACGGATGAAGCGGTCGCTTTATCGCGCAAGTATCACAGTAATCAGGCTGGATTTCCATTGACGGTATTGCAGCAATTTGGCATCCGTCAAACCATTGATTTTTTTTCCGCGCTCGGGCTTCCGCTTACAAGATTGAAGGAGGGCATGATGTATCCGATGTCGCTGCAGGCTGCATCGGTGCTGGATATTTTTGAGCTTGCGCTGGAGGATCGGAATGTTCCGGTATACCTCAATAACAAAGTGTTGGATGTTACCGTTTCGACGGATCATCCGCGCTTCACGATAAAATGCCAAACGGAGACAGAGGAGCAGGTTGTTTATACCAGCGAATACCTGTTTCTATGTGCGGGTGGCCTTACCGGTCCGAATGCGGATAAAGATAGTCCTGGTTATACGCTTGCCGAACGTCTGGGGCACACCTTGGTCGAGCCAGTGCCGGCCATTGTGCAATTGAAGCTACAGAATCCGCATATGAAGGCACTGTCCACTATCAAATTTCAGGGACAAGCTCATATTATCGTCAACGGTAAAGTGATAGGTAGCGAATATGGTGAAATTGCCTTCACGAACTATGGCATCTCCGGCCCGCCAATTCTCCAGCTAAGCAGGAAGGCTGCGTATCATCTCACAAGAGGAAAATCTGTAACAGTGTCAGTTGATCTGATGCCAGGACGCACGGAGGAAGAGGTAGCTGAACTTTTGGAAATGCACTGGGAGAGCTTCGGACACCGGACTGTTGTGGATTCGCTCGTCGGAATCTTCAACAAGAAGTTGGTTCCTGTCCTGCTGAAGGAAGCTGGTATCGATCAGCAGCCAGACCTGCTTTGCCAGGATCTATCGTGGAAAACCAAGGGAAAACTTTATCGAATCTTGAAGCATTGGGAATTTAAGGTGACTGATACCAATGGTTTCGCGAATGCGCAAGTGACAGCGGGCGGCATCGATACGACTGAGATAATAGAAGGAACGCTAGAATCCAAGCTAGTACCTGGGCTTTATTTGGCTGGCGAGGTGATGGATGTAGACGGGGATCTCGGCGGCTATAATTTACAATGGGCCTGGAGTTCCGGTTATGCGGCCGCGATGGCGCTTGCTAAGCAAATGTAATGAATTCATAGGAAAAGGGATGCATCGATCAACATGTATGAGGATCAGACTTCTAAGCACCACGAGCTATTAATTATCGGTGCAGGCGCTGCAGGTATAATGGCTGCCGTTACTGCACGGGACCAAGGTATTGATACCGCAATTATTGACAGCAATGACCGAATTGGGAAGAAAATATTAACGACGGGCAATGGGCGTTGCAACATTACGAACGAATCCACTGCGACGGGTACGGATGAAGCGGTCGCTTTATCGCACAAGTATCACAGCAATCAGGCTGGATTTCCATTGCATGTGCTGCAGAAATTTGGTATCCGCCAAACTATCGATTTTTTCTCTTCGCTCGGGCTTCCTCTTATAAGCTTGGAGGATGGTCGGATGTATCCGATGTCGTTGCAAGCTGCTTCTGTTCCCGGTGTTTTTCGGCTTGCGCTGGAGGATCGGAATGTTCCGATATATTTCAAGAATAAAGTGTTAGATATTATCGTTTCGACGAAACATCCGCGCTTCACGATTAAATGCCAAACAGAGACAGAGGAGCAGGTCGTTTATACCAGCGAATACCTATTTCTATGTGCGGGTGGTCTTACCGCTCCGAAAACGGGAACGGATGGATCTGGTTATACGCTTGTCCAACGTCTGGGACACACTCTGATCGAGCCTGTGCCGGGGATTGTGCAATTAAAGTTAGACTATCCATATTTGGAGGAACTGTCCGGCATCAAATTCGAGGGACATGCTCATATTATCGTAAACGATGAAGTTATCCGCACCGAATATGGAGAAATTCTATTTACGGCCTATGGCATCTCTGGCCCGCCAATACTCCAGTTAAGCAGGAAGGCTGCGTATAATCTCGGCAGAGGAGAATCTGTGACATTATCGGTTGAATTGATGCCGGACCGTACGGAGGAAGAGATAGTTGAGTTTCTGGAAACGCACTGGGGGATCTTCGGACACCGGACTGTTGCGGATTCCCTTATCGGCATCATCAACAAGAAGCTGATTCCTGTTCTGCTGAAGGAGGCGGGAATTGATCAAGAGCTTCATCTACTTTGTCAGGATCTATCGTGGAAAACGAAGAAAATATTGTATCGAATCATGAAGCGTTGGGAGTTTGAAGTGACCGATACCAATAGCTTCACGAATGCGCAAACAACAGCCGGTGGTATCGATACGACTGAGCTAATCGAAGGAACGTTGGAATCTAAGTTAGTACCTGGGCTCTATTTGGCAGGCGAGGTGATGGATGTGGATGGAGATTGCGGCGGTTATAACCTGCAATGGGCCTGGAGCTCCGGTTATGCCGCCGCGATGGCGCTTGCTGATCGACGACGTGCAGGCACCACGTAAGGGGATAGATGCTTACTGACTCCTGGCACGTTGCGGTGGAATACTTGCATGCATTGAACACACGGCGGCGAATTGTGGTTTTGATCAGCCACGCCTCGCCTCTCCATAATAAAAACCCGCTCATTGAGCGGGTTTTTGCCTATTTAATGGTTAAAAGAGATATTTATAGACCCCTTTTTTTGTTGTTGTGACTGTAATGCTTCTATTCTATCATTCCATTCTTCCATTTTATGATTCAGTGGGGGAATTAACATACCTTTTACATCTTATTGACGCGGAGCGCATACAAGGCTGATATATTGGGGGTAACAAGGGGTGATGGATATGAAAGAATTGGAAGAATCGTCCTCCGTGGCTTCCCAGCCTGTTCTTGCAAGCGATAGATATGGTTGGGATAAGCTTCAGGTTTCGCAATGGTATAGCCCGCAACAAGCTTTCAGCCCTTCGTCGGAGTCTAAGTATTTGATAGGGATTCATTGCACAGCCTACTATGAAAATTACTATACGATTCATATTACCCCATGTAATGAGAGTATTCTTTGCCCTTGGGGCAGAACCTCGCTCTATTTTCTGAAAATTGAAATTACGCCTTCGGTCATCGAAGAGATCGCTCGTGAATCTGGTTTTCTGACAGAAGGCCATATACAATTGGATCGCAAATTTCATGTCAAAGATTCCAAGCTTCTGCAACTAGGACTCTGGATGCTTGAGGAATTGCAGAATGGCGGAGCTAAAGGAAAAATATACAGCGATTCATTAGCTAACATGTTGATCATTCATTTGTTACAGCACTATTCTTCCGTGATCCCCCAGCATTCGAACAGCAAAACGCCAGTCAATCAAGAAATTTTTCAGGTTATCCAATATATGCGCGAGAACTTGGAAGAGGAAATTCAACTGACGGAGCTAGCCTCGATGGCCAATATGAGCCAGTCCCATTTTATTCGTATTTTTAAACAGCAGACGGGATTTACGCCTCATCATTATTTAATTCGCCTAAGAATCGAACGTTCAAAATTTCTTATTCGCTCAGGTAAAGTCGGCTTAAAGGAAGTTGCCGCTCAGGTTGGTTTTGCCGATCAAGGGCATTTCACCAGATTGTTTAAGCGTGAGACAGGTCTTACCCCGAAACTTTATGCTAATCAAATCTCTTCGAAACCTAACCACGCGATTTATTGATTTATTGTTGTAAATGAGAGTTTTGTTCAAGGAAAGAAGTGTTTTGTTCAATTGGAGGGATAGAGGCTAGCCCTATAATAAGGTTGAAGCAAGGCGCGAAGGTGTCGGGCTACAACCTTATTAGGAGGAGAGAAACATGAAATTAACGAGATTATTCAGTCTGGTTTGTGTGGGAGTTCTTACAGCCGGTTCCTTATCTTTGGTAGCATCCGCGGCGCCTGTCGAAACGGGTAACCCGGCAAGCGAAGCTGTAGTTGCGACTGCAGATGCAGCTGCGGCTACTGAATCTTGGCATGAGGTATCCAAGCAAACCTTCAGGTTGCTTGACGCCCTTGAACGAGGTCAAGGCGTAACTACAGATGGAAGTTCATGGATCTTTAGTTCGCCGTATGGTCTCTTGCGTACTGCATTGGATGGCAAAACCGTGAAGGCGCGGAATGCATTGGCTATTCCGTCGGAGATTTCCGCCCTAGGTGGAGACCACATCGGCGATATCTCCTACTACAATGGTAAAATCTATGCTCCCATTGAAGACGGCAAACATTACGAGCATCCTTATATCGCCCTCTATGATGCGAATACCTTGCAATATACGGGAACTTCATACGCGTTGCCGCTGAGCTTGCATATCGGTGGCGTGCCTTGGGTTGCGGTAGATGCCGCCCGCGGACAGGTATACACTGCCCAGTGGAGCGATGCCAGCGTATTGAATGTGTTGAGCCTCGATGACATGCATCTAATTAAAACAGTTCCTCTTTCTCAAAGTATCGATCGAATTCAAGGCGCTGAAATGTATAACGGTTTCCTATACGCATCGTCGGATAACGGGACCCAGACCGTCTATCGAATCGATCCGGATACCGGCCTCGTGTCCGTTGCCTTTGACCGAAATTTATCCAGCGGCTCTGAAGCGCAAGGGATCGCCGTTTTACCGACTGACAATGGCGCTCAACTCCATATTCTTGACGTAGGTTCGAATCGCATCAGTTTGAACTTTCGCCATTATGCGCTCTAATACGAAACGAAGCGAAAGAAGGGGCTACCAAAAATGTTAAAGCAATCAAAGTTAATTTTGTTGTTGCTATTGGTTTCTATAATGGCGGTAGCAGGCTGCGGCCAATCGAATAACAATTCAGTGGGGACGGACGGCAACGCCGCTCAACCTTCAGCAAGCGCAAGTACACCAGAATCACCGGAATCTAAGACAGTCGAGATCACATTCTATTATCCGGTTAACGTTGGCGGTCCGCTGACTAAAGTGATTGACGGGATGGCAAACACATTCATGGAAAAACACCCGGGTATTAAAGTTAATCCCGTGTACACAGGCAATTATGGCGATAATACTGTGAAAATCCAAGCAGGCGTTCAGGCCAAGCATCCGCCGGATGTAGCTGTCATGATGTCGACGGAATTATACAGTATGTTGGATATGAATGCGATCATTCCGCTTGACGATTTTATCGCGAAAGACGCGGATATCCAGATGACGGATTTTTATCCTGCCTTTTTGGAAGATACGCAGACGGAAGGCAAGACGTACAGCATTCCGTTCCAACGGAGCACGATTGTCATGTACTACAACAAAGAAATGTTTAAAGCCGCAGGTATGGATCCGGAGAAGCCGCCTGCAACATGGGATGAGCTTGTGACGTATGCCAAGCAGCTGAACAGGGACGGTCATGTAGGCTTGGAAATCCCGGGTAATGACGATTCCTATTGGATGTTTCAAATGCTTTCGCGGCAAAATGCTGCTGATCCCAAGCAAAATATAATGTCCGCCGACGGTAAAAAAGCGATGTTCAATACTCCGGAAAACGTTGAGGCGTTGCAATTCTGGCTAGACTTGTCCCATAAACACAAGGCAATGCCGGAAGGCGTTATTGATTGGGCTACGGTGCCGACCGACTTCATTCAGGGCAAAACGGCGATGATGATGCATACGAGCGGCAACTTGACGAATGTGAAAAATAACGCCAAATTCGAGTTCGGCGTGGCGTTCCCGCCAGCGCAAAAGCAATTCGGATCGCCTACGGGCGGCGGCAACTTGTACATTTTTAAGGACACGCCTCCCGAGAAACAAGCTGCGGCTTGGGAATTCGTCAAGTACATGACAGCTCCGGAGCAGTCCGCGCTATTCAGCAGCTCATCGGGTTATGTCGGTGTACGGAAATCTGCGTACGATACGGAAGCGATGAAGAAGTATACGGCGGATTTCCCGCAAGCTCTCGTTGCACGGGATCAATTGGAATACGCGTTCAAAGAACTATCGACCCATAACCATGGTAAAGTGTCGACGGCGATTACAAACCAGATTCAAGCTGCTTTGGCCGGACAAATCGATGCGGCTGGAGCGCTTAAGAAAGCGCAGGAAGAAGCAGATCAGGCGCTTGCTCCCTTCAATAAGTGATCATGAATGCAGCTAAAGGCTAAATGTTCGAGTTACGTCAGGACGGCCATGTTCGCTTGTCCTGGCGTATTTCGTTCATTCGATTATCATGAAACTCTGATAAGGAAGGACTGAATGGTATGATTGCCGGATGGAGTGAGAAGCTTAGACGAAACGGATTTGGCTGGGGACTTGTTTTACCTTCGCTCCTGTTTCTATGTCTGTTTACCTATTACCCCATGCTGAAATCTGTTTGGCTTAGCTTGTACGAGAAAAATTTAGCGACGCCTGAACCCATATTCGTGGGATTCGGCAATTACGCGAACCTGTTGAAAGACCCTGTCTTTATAAAAGTGTTCGGTAACAATATATGGTTTGCTATAGGAACAGTACCGACCTCATTAGGGTTGGCTTTCTTGATGGCACTGTTTGCCGACAAGGCGATGAAAGGCAGGGGACTTGCGCGTCTTGCTTTTTTCTATCCGAATATGATACCGATGATCGCAGTGGCGAACATTTGGTTGTTTCTGTATACGCCGCATTTCGGTCTTTTTGCGAGGCTTGCTTCCTGGATCGCGGAGCAGCCGATTAATTTACTCGG
The nucleotide sequence above comes from Paenibacillus sp. IHBB 10380. Encoded proteins:
- a CDS encoding BaiN/RdsA family NAD(P)/FAD-dependent oxidoreductase, with protein sequence MYENQTSMHHKLFIIGAGAAGLMAAVTARDLGIDTAILESNDRIGKKILMTGDGRCNITNESTATGTDEAVALSRKYHSNQAGFPLTVLQQFGIRQTIDFFSALGLPLTRLKEGMMYPMSLQAASVLDIFELALEDRNVPVYLNNKVLDVTVSTDHPRFTIKCQTETEEQVVYTSEYLFLCAGGLTGPNADKDSPGYTLAERLGHTLVEPVPAIVQLKLQNPHMKALSTIKFQGQAHIIVNGKVIGSEYGEIAFTNYGISGPPILQLSRKAAYHLTRGKSVTVSVDLMPGRTEEEVAELLEMHWESFGHRTVVDSLVGIFNKKLVPVLLKEAGIDQQPDLLCQDLSWKTKGKLYRILKHWEFKVTDTNGFANAQVTAGGIDTTEIIEGTLESKLVPGLYLAGEVMDVDGDLGGYNLQWAWSSGYAAAMALAKQM
- a CDS encoding AraC family transcriptional regulator, whose translation is MDMKELEESSSVASQPVLASDRYGWDKLQVSQWYSPQQAFSPSSESKYLIGIHCTAYYENYYTIHITPCNESILCPWGRTSLYFLKIEITPSVIEEIARESGFLTEGHIQLDRKFHVKDSKLLQLGLWMLEELQNGGAKGKIYSDSLANMLIIHLLQHYSSVIPQHSNSKTPVNQEIFQVIQYMRENLEEEIQLTELASMANMSQSHFIRIFKQQTGFTPHHYLIRLRIERSKFLIRSGKVGLKEVAAQVGFADQGHFTRLFKRETGLTPKLYANQISSKPNHAIY
- a CDS encoding DUF6923 family protein; this translates as MKLTRLFSLVCVGVLTAGSLSLVASAAPVETGNPASEAVVATADAAAATESWHEVSKQTFRLLDALERGQGVTTDGSSWIFSSPYGLLRTALDGKTVKARNALAIPSEISALGGDHIGDISYYNGKIYAPIEDGKHYEHPYIALYDANTLQYTGTSYALPLSLHIGGVPWVAVDAARGQVYTAQWSDASVLNVLSLDDMHLIKTVPLSQSIDRIQGAEMYNGFLYASSDNGTQTVYRIDPDTGLVSVAFDRNLSSGSEAQGIAVLPTDNGAQLHILDVGSNRISLNFRHYAL
- a CDS encoding ABC transporter substrate-binding protein; its protein translation is MLKQSKLILLLLLVSIMAVAGCGQSNNNSVGTDGNAAQPSASASTPESPESKTVEITFYYPVNVGGPLTKVIDGMANTFMEKHPGIKVNPVYTGNYGDNTVKIQAGVQAKHPPDVAVMMSTELYSMLDMNAIIPLDDFIAKDADIQMTDFYPAFLEDTQTEGKTYSIPFQRSTIVMYYNKEMFKAAGMDPEKPPATWDELVTYAKQLNRDGHVGLEIPGNDDSYWMFQMLSRQNAADPKQNIMSADGKKAMFNTPENVEALQFWLDLSHKHKAMPEGVIDWATVPTDFIQGKTAMMMHTSGNLTNVKNNAKFEFGVAFPPAQKQFGSPTGGGNLYIFKDTPPEKQAAAWEFVKYMTAPEQSALFSSSSGYVGVRKSAYDTEAMKKYTADFPQALVARDQLEYAFKELSTHNHGKVSTAITNQIQAALAGQIDAAGALKKAQEEADQALAPFNK
- a CDS encoding BaiN/RdsA family NAD(P)/FAD-dependent oxidoreductase, whose translation is MYEDQTSKHHELLIIGAGAAGIMAAVTARDQGIDTAIIDSNDRIGKKILTTGNGRCNITNESTATGTDEAVALSHKYHSNQAGFPLHVLQKFGIRQTIDFFSSLGLPLISLEDGRMYPMSLQAASVPGVFRLALEDRNVPIYFKNKVLDIIVSTKHPRFTIKCQTETEEQVVYTSEYLFLCAGGLTAPKTGTDGSGYTLVQRLGHTLIEPVPGIVQLKLDYPYLEELSGIKFEGHAHIIVNDEVIRTEYGEILFTAYGISGPPILQLSRKAAYNLGRGESVTLSVELMPDRTEEEIVEFLETHWGIFGHRTVADSLIGIINKKLIPVLLKEAGIDQELHLLCQDLSWKTKKILYRIMKRWEFEVTDTNSFTNAQTTAGGIDTTELIEGTLESKLVPGLYLAGEVMDVDGDCGGYNLQWAWSSGYAAAMALADRRRAGTT
- a CDS encoding carbohydrate ABC transporter permease — its product is MIAGWSEKLRRNGFGWGLVLPSLLFLCLFTYYPMLKSVWLSLYEKNLATPEPIFVGFGNYANLLKDPVFIKVFGNNIWFAIGTVPTSLGLAFLMALFADKAMKGRGLARLAFFYPNMIPMIAVANIWLFLYTPHFGLFARLASWIAEQPINLLGTPNTVMGALMFMMVWKEAGYFMIFYLAGMQQIPKDLYEAAAVNGVGALASIRRITIPLTMPTTLFVAVVAITNSFKLVDHLWIMTKGGPNNASNLLLYYIYDTTFNFYDQGMAASMTVVMIVLLLVISSMQFFGWDRKIHYE